From one Thalassobaculum sp. OXR-137 genomic stretch:
- a CDS encoding class I SAM-dependent methyltransferase produces the protein MAEPLWTEDTSAAFRDLAHYAVPERELQVETILSLIPQPEGAALAMEICCGAGGLTAAMLERLADLRVLALDGSPSMLKATRAAAGGHAARLDTALIDIAETGWRRPPEPLHAVVSSLAIHHLDGLQKQRLFADIHAALRPGGVFVMADLVEPATAVGRAVAADAWDEETRRRALDIDGTLEGYERFVAEDWNYYRLPGPDPLDKPSSVTDLLDWLRAAGFDGVDLHWMKAGHVIMSGVRG, from the coding sequence TTGGCAGAGCCCCTCTGGACCGAAGATACCAGCGCCGCCTTCCGCGACCTCGCCCATTACGCCGTGCCCGAGCGTGAGTTGCAGGTGGAGACGATCCTGTCGCTCATTCCGCAGCCCGAGGGTGCCGCCTTGGCGATGGAGATCTGCTGCGGGGCGGGCGGCTTGACGGCGGCGATGCTGGAGCGGTTAGCGGATCTGCGGGTTCTGGCCCTAGACGGCTCGCCCAGCATGCTGAAGGCGACGCGTGCGGCGGCTGGCGGTCATGCGGCACGGCTGGACACCGCGCTCATCGACATCGCCGAGACCGGCTGGCGCAGGCCGCCGGAGCCGCTGCATGCGGTTGTGTCGTCGCTGGCGATCCATCACCTGGACGGTCTGCAGAAGCAGCGGCTCTTCGCCGACATCCATGCCGCGCTGAGGCCGGGCGGGGTCTTCGTCATGGCCGACCTGGTGGAGCCGGCAACGGCGGTCGGCCGGGCCGTGGCGGCGGATGCGTGGGACGAAGAGACCCGGCGCCGCGCGCTGGACATCGACGGCACGCTGGAGGGCTACGAACGGTTCGTGGCGGAGGACTGGAACTACTACCGCCTGCCGGGCCCCGACCCGCTGGACAAGCCGTCGAGCGTGACGGACCTGCTGGACTGGCTGCGGGCGGCCGGGTTCGACGGCGTGGACCTGCACTGGATGAAGGCCGGCCACGTGATCATGAGTGGGGTGCGGGGGTAA
- a CDS encoding MaoC family dehydratase: MREKKYFEDFRVGDVLTGQRVTVTESQIVDFAFKWDPQPFHVSKPDAEETMFGGLIASGFHTLALTFRLIWQAGPHQETNVGGTGMDNLRWPRPVRPGDTLSATAEVMELIPSSSRPFGRVRLAYTTKNQNDEVVMTCEMHHLVAKRPDQ; this comes from the coding sequence GTGCGCGAGAAGAAGTATTTCGAGGATTTCCGGGTCGGCGACGTGCTGACCGGCCAGCGGGTGACGGTCACCGAAAGCCAGATCGTCGACTTCGCCTTCAAATGGGACCCGCAGCCGTTCCACGTCTCCAAGCCAGATGCCGAAGAGACGATGTTCGGCGGGCTGATCGCCAGCGGCTTCCACACCCTGGCCCTGACCTTCCGCCTGATCTGGCAGGCCGGCCCGCATCAGGAGACCAATGTCGGCGGCACCGGCATGGACAACCTGCGCTGGCCCCGTCCGGTGCGTCCGGGCGACACCCTGTCGGCGACGGCCGAAGTGATGGAACTGATCCCCTCCTCCTCACGCCCGTTCGGTCGGGTGCGTCTAGCCTATACGACGAAGAACCAGAACGACGAGGTGGTGATGACCTGCGAGATGCATCACCTGGTGGCCAAGCGGCCGGACCAATAA
- a CDS encoding threonine synthase, producing the protein MSEYVTRDGGHRYPVDTPIWRCPETGAPVNLTEGEGLSRGDIDTGERSLWRYAKAIRVDKSARVPLGEGCTPLIPMALDGGNVRLKLESLMPSGSFKDRGMAVLVAYLKAHGITEVMLDSSGNAAGSLACYAGASGIKCTVLVPAKTSPAKVAQMRAYGAVVDLVEGTRQDVAAKALHLAEQGVFYASHNWQPFFIEGTKTLAYEIWEQSGFTVPDNIVIPVGYGSNLLGCRIGFDELKRRGEIDRVPRLFAAQPANVGALVRAFEANADTPVDFTPQPTIAEGVAAAKLVRTAECVASLRETGGGAVAVAEEKILPAVRMLASKGALVEPSCALAATGYEQLVADGTISADDDTVVVMTGNGLKSLDALME; encoded by the coding sequence GTGAGCGAGTACGTCACCCGCGACGGCGGGCACCGCTATCCGGTCGACACCCCGATCTGGCGGTGCCCCGAGACCGGGGCGCCGGTCAACCTCACCGAGGGCGAGGGCCTGAGCCGGGGCGATATCGACACGGGAGAACGCTCGCTGTGGCGCTACGCCAAGGCGATCCGGGTCGACAAGAGTGCCCGGGTGCCCCTGGGCGAAGGCTGCACGCCGCTGATCCCGATGGCACTGGACGGCGGCAATGTCCGCCTGAAACTGGAATCCCTGATGCCCAGCGGGTCGTTCAAGGACCGGGGCATGGCGGTGCTGGTCGCCTATCTGAAGGCGCACGGCATCACCGAGGTGATGCTCGACAGTTCCGGCAACGCCGCCGGCTCGCTGGCCTGCTACGCCGGCGCCTCGGGCATCAAATGCACGGTGCTGGTGCCGGCGAAAACCTCCCCCGCCAAGGTGGCGCAGATGCGGGCCTATGGGGCGGTGGTCGACCTGGTGGAAGGGACGCGCCAGGACGTGGCCGCCAAGGCGCTGCACCTTGCCGAGCAGGGCGTGTTCTACGCCTCCCACAACTGGCAGCCCTTCTTCATCGAGGGCACCAAGACCCTGGCCTACGAGATCTGGGAACAGTCGGGCTTCACCGTGCCCGACAACATCGTGATCCCGGTCGGTTACGGCTCCAACCTGCTGGGCTGCCGCATCGGCTTCGACGAGCTGAAGCGGCGCGGCGAGATCGACCGGGTGCCGCGCCTGTTCGCCGCCCAGCCGGCCAATGTCGGCGCGCTGGTCCGCGCCTTCGAAGCGAATGCAGACACGCCGGTGGACTTCACCCCGCAGCCGACCATCGCCGAGGGCGTGGCCGCCGCCAAGCTGGTGCGCACGGCCGAGTGCGTGGCCTCCCTGCGGGAGACCGGTGGCGGGGCGGTCGCGGTCGCCGAGGAGAAGATCCTGCCGGCGGTCCGCATGCTCGCCTCCAAGGGCGCGCTGGTGGAGCCGTCCTGCGCGCTGGCCGCCACCGGGTACGAGCAGCTCGTCGCCGACGGCACGATCTCGGCGGACGACGACACGGTGGTGGTGATGACCGGCAACGGGCTGAAAAGCCTCGATGCCCTGATGGAGTAG
- a CDS encoding tartrate dehydrogenase, whose protein sequence is MAEKLKIAVIPGDGIGWEVVPEGIKVLEAVGAKHRLEYEFTEFDWSCERFHKTGKFMPDDGLKQLKTHDSIFLGAVGFPGVPDHISLWSLLIPIRRSMNQYINLRPVRMMKGMKCPLAGRGPEDIDFWVVRENNEGEYSEIGGRLFQGTENEMAMQETVMTRKGCDRVMRYAFDLCQRVGKKKVTSATKSNGIIHTMPFWDERFEAIAKEYPDIATDKFHIDILTAQFVLHPDWFDVVVGSNLFGDILSDLGPAVAGSIGIAPSANINPEGDYPSMFEPVHGSAPDIAGKGIANPIGQIWSGAMMLEHMGHQAAADDIVKAIETVLSEGGPKTPDLGGQAATTDLGDAIAAVLK, encoded by the coding sequence ATGGCCGAGAAGTTGAAGATCGCGGTGATTCCGGGCGACGGCATCGGCTGGGAAGTCGTGCCCGAGGGCATCAAGGTGCTGGAAGCCGTCGGCGCCAAGCACCGCCTGGAATACGAGTTCACCGAGTTCGACTGGAGCTGCGAGCGCTTCCACAAGACCGGCAAGTTCATGCCGGATGACGGGCTGAAGCAGCTCAAGACCCACGACTCGATCTTCCTCGGCGCCGTCGGCTTCCCCGGCGTGCCGGACCACATCTCGCTGTGGTCCCTGCTGATCCCGATCCGCCGGTCGATGAACCAGTACATCAACCTGCGCCCGGTGCGGATGATGAAGGGCATGAAGTGCCCGCTGGCCGGCCGCGGTCCGGAGGACATCGACTTCTGGGTCGTGCGCGAGAACAACGAGGGCGAATACTCCGAGATCGGCGGCCGCCTGTTCCAGGGCACCGAGAACGAGATGGCGATGCAGGAGACGGTCATGACCCGCAAGGGCTGCGACCGGGTCATGCGCTACGCCTTCGACCTGTGCCAGCGCGTCGGCAAGAAGAAGGTCACCTCGGCCACCAAGTCGAACGGCATCATCCACACCATGCCGTTCTGGGACGAGCGCTTCGAGGCGATCGCCAAGGAATACCCGGACATCGCCACCGACAAGTTCCACATCGACATCCTGACCGCGCAGTTCGTGCTGCATCCGGACTGGTTCGACGTGGTGGTCGGCTCCAACCTGTTCGGCGACATCCTGTCCGATCTCGGCCCGGCGGTGGCCGGCTCCATCGGCATCGCGCCCTCGGCCAACATCAACCCTGAAGGCGACTACCCCTCCATGTTCGAGCCGGTGCACGGGTCCGCCCCGGACATCGCCGGCAAGGGCATCGCCAACCCGATCGGCCAGATCTGGTCCGGCGCCATGATGCTGGAGCATATGGGCCACCAGGCGGCGGCCGACGACATCGTCAAGGCGATCGAGACCGTGCTGTCGGAAGGCGGACCGAAGACCCCGGATCTCGGCGGCCAGGCGGCCACCACCGATCTGGGCGACGCCATCGCGGCGGTGTTGAAGTAA
- the panC gene encoding pantoate--beta-alanine ligase has protein sequence MIQSPAPGAASRSPKDEPVVARTIADLRSLVAGWRREGLSVGLVPTMGALHAGHLSLVAASQAACDRTIVSIFVNPKQFAPGEDLDAYPRTWDADLAALRAVGGHAVFAPIPSEMYPAGHATTVSVANLTDCLDGIARPGFFDGVATVVAKLFLQAGADMAFFGEKDFQQFLVVRRMAADLDIPTAVIGCPTVREADGLALSSRNTYLSAAERATAPRLHEEMAKAAHRIRSGDGDISAACADAIAALAAEGFGPIDYIELRDAETLAALTGTDPVTRPARLFAAARLGETRLIDNIGV, from the coding sequence ATGATCCAGTCCCCCGCCCCCGGGGCCGCCTCCCGCTCGCCGAAGGATGAGCCGGTCGTCGCCCGCACAATTGCCGATCTCCGCTCCCTCGTCGCCGGCTGGCGTCGGGAGGGCCTGTCCGTCGGCCTCGTCCCCACCATGGGTGCCCTGCATGCCGGGCATCTGAGCCTGGTCGCCGCCTCCCAGGCCGCCTGCGACCGCACCATCGTGTCGATCTTCGTCAACCCGAAGCAGTTCGCGCCGGGCGAGGATCTGGATGCCTATCCCCGAACCTGGGACGCCGATCTGGCCGCCCTGCGCGCGGTCGGCGGCCATGCCGTCTTCGCGCCGATTCCGTCCGAGATGTATCCGGCCGGCCATGCCACGACCGTCTCCGTCGCCAACCTGACCGACTGCCTCGACGGCATCGCCCGCCCCGGCTTCTTCGACGGGGTGGCGACCGTGGTCGCCAAGCTGTTCCTGCAGGCGGGCGCCGACATGGCGTTCTTCGGCGAGAAGGACTTCCAGCAGTTCCTGGTGGTGCGCCGCATGGCCGCCGATCTCGACATCCCCACCGCCGTCATCGGCTGCCCGACCGTGCGCGAGGCTGACGGGCTCGCCCTGTCGTCGCGCAACACCTACCTCTCCGCCGCCGAACGCGCCACCGCACCGCGGCTGCATGAGGAGATGGCGAAGGCGGCCCATCGCATCCGCTCAGGCGACGGGGACATCTCCGCCGCCTGCGCCGATGCGATCGCCGCCCTAGCCGCCGAGGGCTTCGGGCCGATCGACTATATCGAGCTGCGCGATGCCGAGACCCTGGCCGCCCTCACCGGCACCGATCCCGTCACCCGCCCGGCCCGGCTCTTCGCCGCCGCCCGGCTCGGCGAAACCCGGCTGATCGACAATATCGGGGTGTGA
- a CDS encoding ABC-F family ATP-binding cassette domain-containing protein, whose product MSLIAVKDLSLIRAETLFEGLDLSLAKGDRLGIVAANGRGKSSLLRILAGEDEPTTGTVTRSRGLVVAFAPQDPPERLLSLSLYEAIRDALDPEAAETESWRVDILLEDLAVDADLRDVAVGRLSGGWQRTMLLARAAVVEPDLLLMDEPTNHLDIGRIGVLERFLDALPKDCAVVAASHDRAFLDDVSTRTLFLRPQESAEFALPYTRALAALAERDAARDRQFENDMRKVKTLRQQAAKLKNIGINSGSDLLVVKTKQLSERADKLEEQARPAHAERSAGNIRLSSSDTHAKALVTMEGAQIATPDGRVLFRIAKALIKNGDRVALLGANGTGKTRMVERLRAALSGGDPQVRGAASLRLGYSNQALSQLDGFASPWEAVKQSSGLNDHVARSQLAGAGIGVDAQHHPIGRLSGGQRARLAMLLLRLVQPNFFLLDEPTNHLDIEGQEMLEEELIRHEAACLLVSHDRAFVRAVATRIWVIEGGKLVEVEDPDPIFDRLMAG is encoded by the coding sequence ATGTCCCTGATCGCCGTCAAAGACCTCTCCCTGATTCGTGCCGAGACCCTGTTCGAAGGGCTTGATCTCTCCCTCGCCAAGGGCGACCGCCTCGGCATCGTCGCCGCCAACGGGCGCGGCAAGTCCTCCCTGCTGCGCATCCTGGCCGGGGAGGACGAGCCGACGACCGGAACCGTGACCCGGTCGCGCGGGTTGGTCGTCGCCTTCGCCCCGCAGGATCCGCCCGAGCGGCTGCTGTCCCTGAGCCTCTACGAGGCGATACGAGATGCGCTCGACCCCGAGGCGGCGGAAACCGAGAGCTGGCGGGTCGACATCCTGCTGGAGGATCTGGCGGTGGATGCCGACCTGCGCGACGTGGCGGTCGGGCGGCTGTCCGGCGGCTGGCAGCGCACCATGCTGCTGGCGCGCGCCGCCGTTGTGGAGCCCGACCTGCTGCTGATGGACGAGCCGACCAACCATCTGGATATCGGCCGCATCGGGGTCCTGGAACGGTTTCTCGACGCCCTGCCGAAGGACTGCGCGGTGGTGGCGGCGAGCCACGACCGGGCGTTCCTCGACGACGTCAGCACCCGCACCCTGTTCCTGCGCCCGCAGGAGAGTGCGGAGTTCGCGCTGCCCTACACCCGTGCGCTCGCCGCACTGGCCGAGCGGGATGCCGCCCGCGACCGCCAGTTCGAGAACGACATGCGCAAGGTGAAGACCCTGCGCCAGCAGGCGGCGAAGCTGAAGAATATCGGAATCAATTCCGGCTCCGACCTGCTGGTGGTGAAGACCAAGCAGCTGTCGGAGCGGGCCGACAAGCTGGAGGAACAGGCGCGCCCGGCCCATGCCGAGCGCTCCGCCGGGAATATTCGGCTGTCCAGCAGCGACACCCACGCCAAGGCGCTGGTGACGATGGAGGGGGCGCAGATCGCCACGCCCGACGGACGCGTGCTGTTCAGGATCGCCAAGGCGCTGATCAAGAACGGGGACAGAGTGGCGCTTCTGGGTGCAAACGGCACGGGCAAGACACGGATGGTGGAACGGCTGCGGGCGGCCTTGTCGGGTGGCGACCCGCAGGTCCGCGGGGCGGCCAGCCTCCGTCTCGGCTATTCCAATCAGGCGCTGTCGCAGCTCGACGGCTTCGCCTCGCCCTGGGAGGCGGTGAAGCAGTCCAGCGGATTGAACGATCACGTCGCACGCTCGCAACTCGCCGGGGCCGGGATCGGCGTCGATGCCCAGCACCATCCGATCGGCCGGTTGTCCGGTGGGCAGCGGGCGAGGCTGGCCATGCTGCTGCTGCGGCTGGTTCAGCCGAACTTCTTCCTGCTGGACGAGCCGACCAACCATCTCGATATCGAAGGGCAGGAGATGCTGGAGGAGGAGTTGATCCGTCATGAAGCCGCCTGCCTTCTGGTCAGCCACGACCGTGCCTTCGTGCGGGCGGTGGCGACCCGGATCTGGGTGATCGAGGGCGGAAAACTGGTGGAGGTGGAGGATCCCGATCCGATCTTCGACCGGCTGATGGCGGGGTGA
- a CDS encoding dipeptidase translates to MSDPVVDHLLARQDDILRDLKTLLRMPSVSADPAFAQGMADAREFLADRLTAIGMENVQMLDGGGQPAVYGDWLHAPGKPTLLVYGHYDVQPADPLDQWTTPPFEPTERDGKLYARGASDVKGSTLIAIESAASLLSVEGKCPLNVKFFLEGEEETGSPSLRTLIERYRDLLDADAVLSADGGRASREVETINTGARGTNKLEFTLRTAAGDLHSGRYGGAVRNALHEMAALIATLHDSQGRVAVAGFDSDATPLTNQQRADTAAFPFDEAAFLAEVGALGHGDPQFSMRERITLRPCLDVNGMWGGYIGAGSKTVIPAEAHAKISIRVAAGQDPKRVLDAVIAHLKSHCPDGVELTIDRAGGDSPASTLAPDHPLVQAAERVLKGETGQRPIHVRLGASVPITSIFKETMGMDTLMFGFNLPDEPVHAPNEFFRLESIPKGLTAWPKILRELATFEPAAFKA, encoded by the coding sequence ATGAGCGATCCCGTTGTCGACCACCTCCTCGCCCGCCAGGACGACATCCTGCGCGACCTGAAGACCCTGCTGCGCATGCCCAGCGTCAGCGCCGATCCGGCCTTCGCCCAGGGCATGGCCGACGCACGGGAGTTCCTGGCGGATCGGCTGACGGCGATCGGCATGGAGAACGTGCAGATGCTGGACGGCGGCGGCCAACCGGCCGTCTATGGCGACTGGCTGCACGCGCCGGGCAAGCCGACCCTGCTGGTCTACGGCCATTACGACGTGCAGCCGGCCGACCCGCTCGACCAGTGGACCACCCCACCCTTCGAGCCGACCGAGCGCGACGGCAAGCTCTATGCCCGCGGCGCCTCCGACGTGAAGGGCTCGACCCTGATCGCCATCGAGTCGGCCGCCTCCCTGCTCTCGGTCGAGGGCAAATGCCCGCTCAACGTGAAGTTCTTCCTGGAAGGCGAGGAGGAGACCGGGAGCCCGAGCCTGCGGACCCTGATCGAGCGCTACCGAGACCTGCTTGATGCCGACGCCGTGCTGTCCGCCGATGGCGGCCGGGCGAGCCGGGAGGTGGAGACCATCAACACCGGCGCGCGCGGCACCAACAAGCTGGAATTCACCCTGCGTACCGCCGCCGGCGACCTGCATTCCGGGCGCTATGGCGGGGCCGTGCGCAACGCCCTGCACGAGATGGCCGCGCTGATCGCCACCCTGCATGACAGTCAGGGCCGGGTCGCGGTGGCCGGCTTTGACAGCGATGCCACCCCTCTCACCAACCAGCAGCGGGCCGACACCGCCGCCTTCCCGTTCGATGAGGCGGCCTTCCTGGCCGAGGTCGGCGCGCTGGGACACGGCGACCCGCAGTTCAGCATGCGCGAGCGGATCACCCTGCGGCCATGTCTGGATGTGAACGGCATGTGGGGCGGCTATATCGGTGCCGGCTCCAAGACCGTCATCCCGGCCGAGGCCCATGCCAAGATCAGCATCCGCGTTGCCGCCGGACAGGATCCCAAGCGGGTGCTCGACGCGGTGATCGCCCATTTGAAGAGCCACTGCCCGGACGGCGTCGAACTGACCATCGACCGGGCGGGCGGCGACTCGCCGGCCTCCACCCTCGCCCCGGACCATCCGCTGGTACAGGCGGCCGAGCGGGTGCTGAAGGGCGAGACCGGCCAGCGGCCGATCCACGTGCGGCTCGGCGCCAGCGTGCCGATCACCTCGATCTTCAAGGAGACGATGGGCATGGACACGCTGATGTTCGGCTTCAACCTGCCGGACGAGCCGGTGCATGCGCCCAACGAGTTCTTCCGGCTGGAATCGATCCCCAAGGGCCTGACCGCCTGGCCCAAGATCCTGCGCGAGCTGGCGACCTTCGAGCCGGCAGCGTTCAAGGCCTGA
- a CDS encoding PAS domain-containing protein, whose translation MTAGTNALECADVCAGRTPSLGAYEAPCVCDRGGQPAAYPNFGDQDLHALLRYWLSLKTGDRIPERRDFDPIRVSALLSRFWIIRREADTGRYKFLLAGEQIRSLFGRRVADIYVDDLFGEHETTLHDALSEVIDTPAIHYASGPLYRAGMYPLHTERLALPMAEDGVVNTVYGVTLYRRPTAAPSTSAEYIGIADPVVLPVRDLPCQGCLLF comes from the coding sequence ATGACTGCTGGGACCAATGCTTTGGAGTGTGCGGATGTTTGTGCCGGCCGCACGCCGAGTCTCGGCGCCTACGAAGCCCCATGTGTCTGCGATCGCGGCGGACAGCCGGCGGCGTATCCGAACTTCGGGGATCAGGATCTGCATGCCCTGCTGCGCTACTGGCTGTCCCTGAAAACGGGTGACCGGATTCCGGAGCGACGCGACTTCGACCCGATCCGGGTTTCGGCGTTGCTCAGCCGGTTCTGGATCATCCGCCGCGAAGCCGATACCGGCCGCTACAAGTTCCTTCTGGCGGGCGAACAGATCCGGTCGCTGTTCGGCCGTCGGGTCGCTGATATCTACGTCGACGACCTGTTCGGGGAGCACGAGACGACGCTCCACGACGCCCTGAGCGAGGTGATCGATACTCCGGCCATCCACTACGCCTCAGGCCCGCTCTACCGCGCGGGCATGTACCCGCTGCACACCGAGCGTCTGGCGCTTCCGATGGCAGAGGACGGGGTGGTGAACACGGTCTACGGGGTGACCCTGTACCGGCGCCCGACGGCCGCGCCGAGCACGTCCGCCGAATACATCGGCATCGCGGATCCCGTCGTCCTGCCGGTCCGCGATCTGCCCTGTCAGGGCTGTCTGCTGTTCTGA
- a CDS encoding alpha/beta hydrolase, with protein MAFPDRQTLDLHHGRVSYRQAGSGPDLVLLHGLAGNSRTWEEQFAAFSGRWRVTAWDAPGYGESDTVEPTVDAYAAALAALVDALELPRFVLLGHSMGGVVAGRFAGTYPERLRALALSCTLLGRRQAPGTPLSEPYLARLRELETLPAREYGANRAKSMAAPGCAPEILERLTGIAAETRREGLESAMRLIAVADNSAALASLILPVLVLTGQEDRTVTKEVSGDLLAALAGGPAQVKTKELPGVGHAPYLEDTAAYNSALQAFLDDL; from the coding sequence ATGGCATTTCCCGACCGGCAGACCCTTGATCTCCACCATGGGCGCGTCTCCTACCGACAGGCCGGATCGGGCCCCGATCTGGTCCTGCTGCATGGTCTGGCGGGCAATTCGCGGACCTGGGAGGAACAGTTCGCCGCGTTCTCCGGACGCTGGCGGGTGACCGCCTGGGATGCGCCGGGATATGGCGAGAGCGACACGGTCGAGCCGACGGTCGATGCTTACGCCGCGGCCCTGGCGGCGCTGGTCGACGCATTGGAGCTTCCGCGGTTCGTCCTGCTCGGCCATTCCATGGGCGGCGTGGTCGCCGGCCGTTTCGCCGGCACCTATCCCGAGCGGCTGCGCGCGCTGGCCCTGTCCTGCACGCTGCTCGGACGGCGTCAGGCCCCGGGCACACCGCTGAGCGAGCCCTATCTGGCGCGGCTGAGGGAACTCGAGACGCTGCCGGCGCGCGAATACGGCGCCAACCGGGCCAAGAGCATGGCGGCACCGGGCTGCGCGCCGGAAATCCTGGAACGCCTGACGGGCATCGCCGCCGAGACCCGGCGCGAGGGTCTCGAGTCGGCGATGCGCCTGATCGCCGTGGCGGACAATTCGGCCGCGCTTGCCTCCCTCATCCTGCCGGTTCTCGTGCTGACCGGCCAGGAGGACCGGACGGTCACCAAGGAGGTCAGCGGCGACTTGCTGGCCGCGTTGGCGGGTGGACCGGCGCAGGTGAAGACCAAGGAACTCCCGGGCGTCGGTCACGCGCCCTATCTGGAGGATACCGCCGCGTATAACTCGGCGCTCCAGGCCTTTCTCGACGATCTCTGA
- a CDS encoding PAS domain S-box protein: MFDLLAGTLGFGASSATLKALQKSQAIIEFSPTGRILRANDTFLKVMGYRRDEVVGRHHSIFVSKDYAASAEYREFWTGLGRGAFGRAEYQRFRKDGSEIWLQASYNPVIGLGGRVVKVVKLATDITAEKLRSVEVQGEVDAIRRSQAVIQFALDGTILEANETFLKAMGYTASEIVGKHHSMFVEDSEKHSKQYTQFWASLGRGEFQSGQFRRLAKGGREIWIRATYNPILDAAGRPYKVVKFASDITDVKLRFADFEGQIAAIHKSQAVIEFKLDGTILSANENFLKAMGYSAEDVTGRHHRMFVSPDEAQSNAYQRFWADLAMGRYQSGQFRRIGKGGREVWIEASYNPILDMSGRPFKVVKYATDITEDIRQKEHFNILSLVANETDNSVIITDAEGRIEYVNAGFTRMTGYSAEEAMGKIPGRLLQGENTDPDTVQRIRQNLARHQPFVEEILNYAKSGEPHWISLSINPVTDRIGKIERYVSVQVNITETKLRALEAGARITAIEQSNLVLEWDSEGRLSAANDLALNALGVRSVDEARGISGVAFDALFEAEVRDKLRAGEAVVRELSVNVDNSTRLYLAATVQPLRDVHGALQRVVVYATDTTASRTSIEKTREIMDEVLNRIHVTAGNISDVSEQTNLLALNATIEASRAGEAGRGFAVVASEVKTLASRSAELSTEIAKLISETQQQIEQFRSGTAA, encoded by the coding sequence ATGTTCGACTTGCTTGCCGGCACCCTCGGTTTTGGCGCCAGCTCCGCTACCTTGAAGGCCCTTCAGAAGTCCCAGGCCATCATCGAGTTTTCTCCTACAGGACGGATCCTGCGGGCGAACGACACGTTCCTGAAGGTGATGGGTTACCGGCGGGACGAAGTCGTCGGCCGGCACCATTCCATCTTCGTCTCGAAGGACTATGCGGCCTCGGCCGAATACCGGGAATTCTGGACGGGGCTGGGCCGGGGCGCCTTCGGCCGCGCCGAATACCAGCGGTTCCGCAAGGACGGCTCCGAGATCTGGCTGCAGGCGTCGTACAATCCGGTGATCGGACTCGGCGGGCGGGTCGTGAAGGTCGTGAAACTGGCCACGGACATCACGGCGGAGAAGCTGCGCTCGGTGGAGGTACAGGGAGAGGTCGATGCGATCCGCCGCTCCCAGGCGGTGATCCAGTTCGCCCTGGACGGAACGATCCTGGAAGCGAACGAGACCTTCCTGAAAGCCATGGGCTACACGGCGTCGGAAATCGTCGGCAAGCACCATTCGATGTTCGTCGAGGACAGCGAGAAGCATTCCAAACAGTACACGCAGTTCTGGGCGTCCCTCGGACGCGGCGAGTTCCAGAGCGGACAGTTCCGCCGCCTGGCCAAGGGCGGGCGCGAGATCTGGATCCGCGCCACCTATAACCCGATCCTCGACGCCGCCGGCCGACCGTACAAGGTGGTCAAGTTCGCGTCGGACATCACCGACGTGAAGCTGCGGTTCGCCGATTTCGAGGGGCAGATCGCGGCCATTCACAAGTCGCAGGCCGTGATCGAATTCAAACTCGACGGCACGATCCTGAGCGCGAACGAGAACTTCCTAAAGGCCATGGGCTATTCGGCCGAGGACGTGACCGGGCGCCATCACCGGATGTTCGTCTCCCCCGACGAAGCCCAATCGAACGCCTATCAGCGTTTCTGGGCCGATCTCGCCATGGGCCGTTACCAGTCGGGCCAGTTCAGGCGGATCGGAAAGGGCGGCCGGGAAGTCTGGATCGAAGCGTCCTACAACCCGATCCTCGACATGAGCGGGCGCCCCTTCAAGGTGGTGAAATACGCCACCGACATAACCGAGGACATCCGCCAGAAGGAGCATTTCAACATTCTGTCCCTGGTCGCCAACGAGACCGACAACAGCGTCATCATCACCGACGCGGAGGGGCGGATCGAATACGTCAATGCCGGCTTCACCCGGATGACGGGCTACAGCGCCGAGGAGGCGATGGGGAAGATCCCCGGCCGGCTGCTCCAGGGCGAAAACACCGATCCGGACACGGTGCAGCGGATCCGCCAGAACCTGGCCCGCCACCAACCTTTCGTCGAAGAGATCCTGAACTACGCGAAAAGCGGGGAGCCGCACTGGATCTCCCTGTCGATCAACCCGGTCACCGACCGGATCGGCAAGATCGAGCGCTACGTCTCCGTCCAGGTGAACATCACCGAAACCAAGCTGCGCGCCCTGGAAGCCGGGGCGCGGATCACCGCAATCGAACAATCGAACCTGGTCCTGGAATGGGACAGCGAGGGACGTCTTTCGGCCGCCAACGACCTGGCGCTGAATGCGCTGGGGGTGCGCTCGGTCGACGAGGCCCGGGGAATCTCCGGGGTGGCCTTCGACGCCCTGTTCGAGGCGGAAGTCCGCGACAAGCTCCGTGCCGGCGAGGCCGTGGTCCGCGAGCTTTCGGTGAATGTGGACAATTCCACGCGGCTGTATCTCGCCGCCACCGTCCAGCCCCTGCGCGACGTGCACGGCGCCCTGCAGCGCGTGGTCGTCTATGCCACCGACACCACCGCCAGCCGGACATCCATCGAGAAGACCCGGGAGATCATGGACGAGGTCCTGAACCGGATCCATGTCACGGCCGGCAACATCTCGGACGTGTCGGAACAGACCAACCTGCTGGCGCTCAACGCGACCATCGAGGCGTCGAGGGCCGGAGAGGCTGGCCGCGGGTTCGCCGTGGTGGCGTCGGAGGTCAAGACGCTGGCCTCGCGCTCGGCCGAACTCTCGACCGAGATCGCCAAGCTGATCTCGGAGACCCAGCAGCAGATCGAACAGTTCCGCTCGGGAACGGCCGCCTGA